In Cyclopterus lumpus isolate fCycLum1 chromosome 5, fCycLum1.pri, whole genome shotgun sequence, the genomic stretch CACAGCGTGTGctattttatacatttgtaaTAACGTTACAGTCGATATCAGCAGAGATTGTTCTCAGaaaataatcatatatataaattaccGTCTGAAATGAAAATGGTTATAGAATAACACCTTCTAGTGCAATGTGATGGATACACTAGATAGTTTAAGCTATTTAAGTTTTACATCTGATTACATTTGGTATATTTATACTGATATGTGCTGATGTATTCTGGCTTCCTCTAATTTGAGTCATTGACAGTTAGCAGAAGGTGTCATTGGTGGCAATGACAGCTGCAAAGTGTTGTCCTGTGctaaacattgtgtgtgtgtgaacggatCGACTTGAAGTGTTCAGATCAGACATACAGCCAGTGGACCCTGTCACGAGCCTCTCGTTACTCTATTACTGCATTCAGTTTGTTCTAAGCTTTCCCTCTGGTTTTAGTGAGAGAAACATGGCTTAAATCTGTGGCGTGCACTCCCAGAAAACCTGTAGAAATGTTCTATCTGCATCGCTGGACAAGCAGGGCACATATGAGcctgtttttttcagtttcactAATGCATGTTATTCTAAAGTTGTTGGTTTTTTGTAATGTACAGGATTTTTAAATGACTTCTGTTGTCTATTCTCCTTCAGCCCATCCTGCTGTCTCTGAGGCGTAGCCATGCCTCTGTCAGCTATGCCCAGAGCCTGGCAGGAGCCCCTGAAACTCACCTTACTACCCTAGACAATGGTTTGAGGGTTGCATCTGAGGAGACTGGACATGCCACTTGCACTGTAAGAACACAGTAATGGCGCTCTATTTAGAACCAATGTATGAGGTTGTTTTAGCGCTTTATAGACATGCCATTTCACTGTCGTTTGTGTTGCTGCCGATAATCATTTCTCATACTCTTCCCATATTTTCTCCCTGTCCTAGGTTGGACTGTGGATCAATGCTGGTAGTCGGTATGAGAGTGAGAAGAACAATGGAGTAGGCTTCTTCCTGGAGCACATGGCTTTCAAGGTACACATTAGTAGACTTTATGACCTTAAAGGTAACCTGTTGAGGTTTCCTGTAAACAAATGGAAGTCAGGTTTGGATTGAGTGTTTTTCACTGTAGCACATTGAGTGTATCCCTCGGGTTTATGATCTGTTCTCTGTTGAATGCATTTCCCTGAATCGCCCGATGGTTGGTCACACAACCATCTGAAAGGCAGTCATTGGATACCTTGGAAAAGGGCAGGCGCCTTATAAAATTATTTTGCATATGAACCATCTGTCTATCATTGTCATACACATAGACCAAGCCCGTAGCAGAGAAGAAATTAGAGGTTTCCTAGTGGGagtaaatgtacagtgtaacCCTGATGTGAGAGTCATGTTCAGCCTAGCAGGCCAAAACAAAGTCTTAACTGTGCCTCCCTACCACAGTCTGGACGTCAAAGAAGAAACGGTTAACACTGGCTTTGTGTTTCCAGATTGCATATTAGCTTTTGAAAAATTAAATCAAACCTCCTTCTACATTAACTTTCGTTGTTGGTACATTTGGTTGGGCCACAGCAGTTTTAGAATAAGCCATTAGATATGAAACTGTGCAGCGGAGCGAAAGGTGAACTATTCACCTCAGCAAGTATTGTCAGCATACTATTTGGTGATTGGCAATCCTTTTCCTGCGATCGTATAATTTCGATGAGCAGCCCTTGAAATAAAACGAATTAATCAAAGACACAGTTTTCTTCTACTCATCTTTTGTTTTTCGCCCCCCAGGGAACCAAGAAGCACACCCAGACTGCCCTGGAGCAGCAGGTTGAGTCTATGGGTGCTCACCTGAGCGCTTATACCTCTCGGGAGCACACTGCGTACTACATGAAGACTCTTGCCAAAGACCTGCCCAAAGGTGAGATGACCTGGTGAAGCAGTCAATTACATTATCCCCTAGATTTTATATTAATTCGATAAAACCCATTCTTGTTTATAAGATGAAGGCGTTAATGTACATTCCTAATGAGTTGAGAACCCCTAGTGCTTTGCTCTGTACTACATGGGGCAGTAGCTAAGTTCAGTCGTTTTGTCTTCTCTGTTTTCTCAGCCGTGGAGCTGCTGTCGGAGGTGGTGCAGAGCTGCTCACTGAACGAGGCAGAGATCGAGCAGCAGAGGGGTGTGGTGCTGCGCGAGCTCGAGGAAATCGAGGGTAACTCCCAGGAGGTTTGCCTTGACCTGCTGCATGCCACCGCCTTCCAGGGCACTCCTCTGGGACAGAGTGTGCTGGGACCCTCCAAAAATGCCAGGCAAGAGGAActacatgctcacacacacacacacacacacacgcacacgcacatttcaaaatgtgtcaCAATCTCAGGACGACTATCATCAAAGGGACACGGCTGTCAAAACAGGGCCGTGTTGTTGTGATTCGAGGTCTGAATCTTCACTGTCCTCGCAATTCATTTCGGTTTGATTACGAATCGTCTGTCAACGATTCGAATGCACAATTCTCGAGGCATCTCAATGCatcaattacatttctttaatacTGCACAAGGCTACTTTTTCAAGAATTATTCAGCATGATAAATCTGAactccctttttattttctcagagCTTTAAAAATCTGATCTAAAGAGTCTACAATATACATAGACTGTAGAAAATACCAGTATCTGATGGTGACCCACCTCGGGacataaacattacaaaaatacaacataaatgCTTCTGCATTGCATCGCAAATGTGCTATTACCTGGAAAATAAGTTTTCACAGAGCATCTTTAAGACTATGGCATTTTACGCCACTGAATTAGCCGTGCAGCTAGCTGACTTTTTCTTACTTGTATCTCTTCTACTGTTGCTTGCACTTGACTCAAGTTAGTGCGAATGTGAGCCTGCGTGCGCGTTTTATTCATCCCAACGTTGTTGACAACAGAGCAGTTAATATACAAGCTAGCAGACCGCAGAGGGCCATGTCTCTGCtctgtacacagtgtgtgtataagCTCAGCCCTCAGTGGAACACatcgaggagagaaagaagcaTGACAAATGAAAGCAAACTCATCCgggactgcactgatctttccatattcaaatcaaaacccacctgttcagaactgcttttaatgtgtgatttgtTTGCTTGATCCGAGCAACTGaaaaagtccctatttgttttacctgtaattttagttattcttatttttgtagcttttagaatgttataattatgttatgtaaagtgtctttgagtatcacgaaaagcgctatataaattaaatgcattattattattattattagtaacaaCTTACACTGAGCTGAGATGTAACCAAACTCCCACTACGTCCCATTGATACAGAGTCGCTCACGTCCGCATTGCGATGCATCAATTTCCGCACCTCTTATTGTGACAATGCTAATTCTCCCTTCAAAAGAGGCACAACAACAATTTAACATGACGTCACTTTAATACTTAATGTTTGCGTTTCCTTTCAGTATATTTAttccatattatatatatataacgtgtaAGTTACCAGCAATAATTGTATGCAATTCTTCCAGGACTCTGACCCGCCAGGACCTCGTGGATTACATCAACAGCCACTACAAAGCCCCTCGCATGGTGCTGTCTGCTGCTGGAGGTAGGCCCTCTTAGTcctaacagacacacacacacacacacacacacacacacacacactgtgatgtgAGGTGAATCCTGGTAGCCGTGAATTGCTACTTTTCCTGGAATGACTTGGCGTCCATCTGATGCGCTTCCTTCGCAGGTGTGAACCACGAGGAGCTGGTCGGTTTGGCCAAGTCTCACTTCAGCGGCGTGTCTTTTGAGTACGAGGGCGATGCCGTTCCCGTGTTGTCACCCTGCCGATTTACAGGCAGTGAGGTGAGACATGTTGAGAATGTTTTACAGGAATATTTTTCATGCCTCCGCGCCGGCAACAGCGTACCATTTGTCTCAGGAACATCTGAAGGGAATTTGGAGAAAATATGGCACAATCATCCAGTTGGACTCTAGGAATTATGCTTttaggggtcaaaggtcactgtgacgtGACATCCATCCCATTCACATCACCgcgatatctcaggaacacCTTGAGGGAATTTCTTCTAATTTTccacaaacgtccacttggTTACAGAATtaagttatttatattatattttagatCGATGTGTTTGATGCATTATATGTGATTTTGGCCTGTGAAAGAGCATGTATTGGTGGcgatatgttttatttttttcatggaTAATTGTTTTGTTGATCTGTTCCCAGATCCGTATGCGTGATGATGCTTTGCCTCTGGCCCACATTGCCATTGCTGTGGAGGGGGCCAGTGCTTCCAGCCCGGACATCGTGCCACTCATGGTGGCCAACTCCATCATCGGCAGCTATGACCTCACCTACGGTGGCGGAAAGGTTGGTTAAATATGTAATCTAGGCTGGTTACAATAGATTTGTACAAGCGTAATTTTGTTTATACCATAAAGACCGCATCGATAAAAGTTAATTCATTTTATGCAATTGTGTCCCCTTTTAAGCTTTGCCCACTTGAGGTTGTTGATGTTGGGCGACTTAGGCGGGGAGAAAGTTCAGAATCCAAagatttataataaaaatgatgaacAGCATCTATGGTTCTCATACGAAGGCGCCACGTGGCTGTGGGTCCACATGCTAAAAGCAATCTCTCTGCTAATAGTTACTGTCTACCGCATTCACGTGGAAGAACAACTATGGCCCTGAACAAAGGTTTGCGTGGGTTAAATCCTCTCAGCCACTGGGCTCATGGCCTCTCCATTGCTTAGTTTCCAGTAACATGCAAATAACCGTCAATGACACAGCATGCTAATGTTTTCACGGGTTGCGAGTCCCACCTGAAGTAAACAGTTCTACTTGGAAATAGTCCTACTTCCGGTAGCATCTCTACTTCCTGTGAAGCAACAAATGGTTCCTCCTGGGAAACGGCTGTTTTTACGATCTCTCCACGTGCAGCCTCCATTTTGACTATCCTCTCCCTCtatgatcaatacattccattcatacctgaatCATCTTACAGTTACAATAAACAAACGGTGACTTTCTTCAATGTTTTCCCAATACATTCTTCATACCAtccttcataatatcccttattaaatATCATATCCTTCTTATGCATTGTAATTTAAACATAGACATTctttatatacatgtgcaagTCAAGATTACAACTCTACAGTGGCCATTATGAAGGGATAGACTACGACCTGGCTCATAATGACTTGCTACCTGACGCTGGTGTGATTTGTCCTCTCACTTTAAATGTGACCAGTCGGATATCAACTGCCATTCCTTCCTCTCACCTGCAGAACCTGAGCAGCCGTCTGGCTCACCTGGTAGCGGAGGAGAACCTGTGCCACAGCTTCCAGGCCTTCCACTCCTCCTACTGCGACACCGGCCTGCTGGGCATTTACTTTGTGGTCGATAAGCACAACATCGAAGACATGATGCACTTGTGCCAGAATGCCTGGTCAGTAGTGAGACGCGCGCTCGCAACATATCTGTAATGTTATGCCAGTTTAGGATTGTAGGTCAATGTACGCATTTCTTCTCATTGCCTCCACTTTCTGTGCAGGATGAACCTGTGCACCGCAGTGACGGAGAGCGACGTAGCCAGAGGCAAGAACGCTCTGAAGGCCAGCCTGGTCGGACAGCTCAATGGTACGTTGCTACGCACTTCCACGAACACGCAAACAAACCCGTCCTGGATCTCAAGTCAACGGCACCCGTTTGTCTTTTAGGAACAACCCCAATTTGCGACGACATCGGCAGACACACCCTGAACTACGGGCGCCGTATTCCTCTTGCAGAGTGGGACGCTCGGATCGATGTGAGTTAACGCTCTGAGAAAAGAGTTTCGCCCATTCGTGCCATTTGTACAATTTAAACAGAAGTCTTGTCGTACAACAGGGCTAACTTCACTCCGCATGTTTCCTTTCAGGCCGTGACCCCCAAGATGGTGCGAGACATCTGCTCCAAATACATCTACGATAAGTGTCCTGCTGTGGCAGGTGTCGGTGAGTTCTTTGTGGGGTTTAATCCTTTTGCAGCAAGCTTTGTAACTTCTCTCTAATCTGCCCTTCCTGGCTACCTCCAACAGGTCCCGTGGAGCAGCTACCCGACTACAACAGAATGCGCAGTGCCATGTACTGGCTGAGGTTTTAAGATGCGTACTTGTGTTGCTCCGTGTGTCCCACGtttgctcctcatcttcctcctcaactGTACTCCGTTTTCCTCCCACCATCACGGTGAGAGCGGACTCCTGAGGACTGTCCACTCATTGGCTTGATGGCACAttcatcctctctcttgtcCCCGTCCCCTTATCTAATCCTGCCCACCGATCACTCTtatgtgtgggggagggggggcagccAGCCATTCAGCACTGTGTAGGTCCTCATTACCTGGTACAGACTTGGGCAGACTTGAATAGTAAATAATCATCTACTGGACACACAGAATACAACCAGTCCGGAGCAAGAGTATATTTATAATTTCTGTAACATTTGTTTCTGTCCTCTATTGTACATAACAGAAGCTCTCATTccgacaaaataaaaataaaaatactataaAAGATTGTcccagtgtgtttttgtattaaaCCTTTTAGAACCTCTTTTACACCATTTTAGTGAAAGTCCAAGAGGAGAATGTGCACACATGTTTATGTCACCTTTATATTTAGCCTCAAGACCAGCCCACtttttccatggtagtggaaattggataaatgaagcaacagttcagctcttactatcctgtattttttttaaaattattactaccatggtccaacaaataatgtaacggttaaatacaacaataataatccacttaagatgagaagttaacaaaaaatattccacaaggataggttgataaattaacaaaagcagaaataaataaataaaacatttgaaacatattccactcttcaacaaagaggcatattgaactaatgtttacagttcaactcacagtacagtatacatactgtcttatctgctgctccgaagctacaaagaaagtcatattactgcatacttcaatatcaatattatatatcaatatttgcatgatatttgcaaagtctatggatcgccatattttgggtgatataaaaaggctaatattttaattcaatttaatattttgcttgggaataggttgacaacgctacaacgctattaatcaaggctacaacgttagccgaatagttacgttgctaatcattaggcctttgtctctctttaccagttgcctcttgtgtttgtcctcttgaaaataaatcagtaaatTTGGCACATTaggcatcctcctcctccaatgcctttctttttttcaacctggctttttcagcccctcctgccctcttcctcccgtccatcctccctgaCGTGTATCGCTGCGGTCGGGCGGGCCCAGGTATCAGTATCCTATCTGAGAAAACTTTTTGGAAAAGACGGgctacggaccgaaccaactgtatttgggaggggagaacttcctcgcatggtacaacccatgcagaggctgcggtgtcgcccactttaagagaagatgaactaacgtgacaaatgtcaacaaatacaatTCTCGATATACTCAACCaattgttatattgtttttttaaatttctaaTTTGGAATCAAATTCAGATTTATTCAGAATTTGAATGGCAGTTCAATGTGCACAACCATCAGATTGACGTCACTGCTCAAAGTGATTGTTATGAGGCGCTCTGACACGTTGAGTTTATCTGATCAGAACCTACGTCAGTAAGTAAGCCACACAATGGGACCTGCTGTGCTATttctacacatatatatttgtatatacgtgtatgtacatatgtgtgtgtatatatatatatatatacacatatgtatgtacatatgtgtgtgtatatacatacacactataATCTAAGACAGTCATCTATCATTCAGGAtccaacataaatatatatatatatatatatatatatatatatatacacacacatatttatatatatgtgtgtgtgtatgtgtgtgtgtatatatatatatatatatatatatatatatatatatatatatatatatatatatacacacatactataatgtgtgtgtgtatgtgattcAAGATCCAACGTATATATATCGTCTTAGattatagtgtgtatatatatagtgtgtattgCTGCGTCACACAGTATCTGTGATGACGCTATTGGTTCAGCCTGCAGGACGTTTGTTTGCTGCTGGATGACATTTGTGCGACCCGTGTTTGTTTATCGGAGGGTATCTGAGACGGCTTGTAACCCTGAAGGCCCCTAAGGGCCCAACTGTAACGGGGCTGCTCTTGTGATATCCATATCGTTACTCAGATGAGGATAAGTCCCTTGATGGGCTGGACTGGAGGTGACTCAGGAATGGAGGTAGGCTTTGTCTTGTTGGTCAGCCCCTTCCTCCTTGATgtcatccagacacacaaacacacacacacacacacagacacaaacacacacacacttctgtggTCTTAAAATAGAGATTTCTGTACATAATgttcgtttaaaaaaaaaaaaacagtaactgCGCATTGTCCAGCATTTAAATGTCTCCATGTCATGCCAAACATTTCAAGGTACCACACGAGAACGCACGTGCACAAAGGTGCACACGTGCACATAGCCTGTCACTGCACAAAATCCGATCTGAGTCTACaacatgagtaaaaaaaaaaaaacaccctgatTATTGTGACTTTAAGCAAGCCTATTATTTCAAAATGGGAACCCAAGGAGCAAATTTGGAGTTTCACTTATTTCACTTGAATTATTATGAAACGCATTAATCCCATTTCAAGATATGTAATTGCATCCCTAAACTCTCTCACTGATGACACCACATTTAGCTGCTGTTACTCCCAACTAAATGCTCCCTGTAGAATTGAATCACCGTCACAGTAATGTGGGAGAATTTGTGGCTACTCTTTCATGTAGAACTCCCAAATGAGGACTTTTTGACGTAGGCCGCTTGTTTTCCGTCCTGGATATTTGTCTGTAATCTTTGATGAGACAATGTTCTgttgatttaaatatatttgagtaAAACAAACCAGCGTACAGAGCATGCTCCCAATTATTGTGGCCTTGTGGTATCACACCTTGTAAATCAGTGAACACATTACCTTGAAGCAGAGTCTGGAAACTAGACGGTATTAAAATCACACAGGAACTACAAAGATGATCACAACAATCTGCAATAGCACGAACATTGGCCATCTCAATATTGTTTGTCTCTTGAGGAGGCTTTGGTCACCCAGTCTGCATGGATGATTGACAGGAACTCATAACATCATGATAAGAaaggaattgttttttttggtttttttgcagCTTGTTGGTACTTAACTTTTTGAACAGAAGTGGTGGGTTTCAGTTGTGCTTTGACTCGGGTCAACTCTCCCATTCATTCTCGGCTAACTATTGTGATTGaacattgtgttatttttaGAAAGAGAAAGACGGCAATGAGTGCAGAGGAAATGAgatgagaggaagggagggtgATGGGGTGTAAAGATATAAaaagataaacagagaggggaagaaggggTAGTGCCACTGCAAAAAAAACTCTGTGGACGAAGAGGCAGAAGTCCATTTGAACATCCGACTGCGTGTCACACAGGTCGATCATCCTGTAGCtccggaagaagaagaagaagaagaagaagaagaagaagaagaagaagaagctgtgaGGCAGCACACAGTATTATTGGGTCTAAGACAAGAGATCAATACCAAAGCCCTGCTTGAGACCACAGGAAGGAGAAGTGCCTTTTTGTCCAGTTACTAACTTTTCACGGGGGTGACTGAGTAAGTATTGATGGAGATTATGACATTTGTAAAGGCATACCCAGGTTTATCTGTAGCCTTTATTTGTCAGAACACGTCGCAtgatttcttttcattattaGACGTATTTATAGGACAATGAATGTGTGCAGAAAACGGTATAAACAAAGTACTTTTCCAACATTCTTTTATGTCTTTTGTCTATATTTACTGCACAGTAGATCATTTATCTCCATTTCTGCATCGACAGGGACTATTCAAATGTTAATCTATAGATGTTCCTGGATATTTACAAAATA encodes the following:
- the LOC117731296 gene encoding cytochrome b-c1 complex subunit 1, mitochondrial; translation: MAASVCRVGSTVGRALAKTRSPILLSLRRSHASVSYAQSLAGAPETHLTTLDNGLRVASEETGHATCTVGLWINAGSRYESEKNNGVGFFLEHMAFKGTKKHTQTALEQQVESMGAHLSAYTSREHTAYYMKTLAKDLPKAVELLSEVVQSCSLNEAEIEQQRGVVLRELEEIEGNSQEVCLDLLHATAFQGTPLGQSVLGPSKNARTLTRQDLVDYINSHYKAPRMVLSAAGGVNHEELVGLAKSHFSGVSFEYEGDAVPVLSPCRFTGSEIRMRDDALPLAHIAIAVEGASASSPDIVPLMVANSIIGSYDLTYGGGKNLSSRLAHLVAEENLCHSFQAFHSSYCDTGLLGIYFVVDKHNIEDMMHLCQNAWMNLCTAVTESDVARGKNALKASLVGQLNGTTPICDDIGRHTLNYGRRIPLAEWDARIDAVTPKMVRDICSKYIYDKCPAVAGVGPVEQLPDYNRMRSAMYWLRF